The DNA segment CTATCCGTGAAACTGAATCTGGAGAAAGAGCTTTGGAAATAATATAATAAGAGTCACTATTGCCGAGAAAAAAAATTCAACAATACTTTTTTTTATAATTTTGGAAAAGAAGAAAATAGAAATCTTGCTTTTTTTTGATAACTTAGAGCGTTAATTTACTAATACTATGTCATTTAGCCCATTTACAAAACAACAGTTAATGCCACAGGAAGAAACTCTGGAAGTTGGCCGCCATAAAAGTCAACTTTTCATTGGTATTCCCAAGGAAATTAGTTGCCAAGAACGGAGAATTTGCCTTACGCCAGATGCAGTTGCTTCTCTCACGCTTCATGGTCACAGAATTTTAATGGAAGCTGGTGCAGGATTGTCAAGTAGCTATTGTGATAGAGAATACAGTGAGGCTGGTGCCGAAATTACTACCGATACGAAAAAGGTTTTAAGCTGTCCGTTACTACTAAAGGTAGAGCCACTAACTCTCGAAGAAATTGAACATATTGCGATAAATGCCGTCATTATATCGGCAATTCAAATAAAAACCCGTCAGAAAGAGTATTTTCAAGCTCTAATGAAAAAGAAAGCTACAGCTTTGGCCTTCGAGTATATTAAGGACGAAGACGGAAGTTATCCAGCTGTAAAATCACTGAGTGAGATCGCAGGAACAGCTTCAATCTTGATTGCTGCCGAATTAATGATTAACAGCCACGCGGGAAAAGGTTTACTATTTGGAAATATTAGCGGCGTTCCACCTACAGATGTTGTAATTATTGGAGCAGGAACCGTTGGTGAATATGCTGCCAAAACGGCCTTGGGAATTGGAGCAACAGTAAAAGTCTTTGATAACAGCATTACCAAACTGCGACGATTGCAAAATAATGTGAAGCACAATATCTTCACTTCAACTATTCATCCAAAGACATTACTCAAAGCCTTGAGAAGATGTGATGTAGCCATTGGTGCAATGCATGGCAAAGAGCGCTGTCCGATTGTGGTCTCAGAAACAATGGTGGAGCATATGAAACGAGGTGCCGTAATCGTAGATGTGAGCATTGATACAGGAGGTTGTTTTGAAACTTCGGAAGTAACTTCTCATGAAAAACCAACCTTTATCAAGAACAACGTGATTCACTATTGCGTTCCAAATATCCCGTCGCGCTATTCCAAAACTGCATCACTTTCTATCAGCAATATCATTACGCCATATTTAATCGAGGTTGGTGATGATGGTGGCATCGAAGAATCTATTCGCTCCAACGTCGGGCTTCGCAATGGCGTATACTTATACCACGGGATTTTAACAAGCAAAACTATCGGTGAATGGTTCGGATTGAATGATAGTGACATCAATTTATTTGTGTTTTAACATTGCTTTGGAGTACCTTTGCGCAAAATAAATTACAATGAGATTTAGATTTAGACTCGCATATTACCTTGCTGGATTTGCGATAGGAATATTTTTTCTTTCAATGATTTTAAGCGGGAAGGAAACTCGATGCACCTATTTTCCCAACGGAAGAGTGCTCAATGATTTACGTAATAAGCCATTTCATTACTCAGACGCTGCTTCTGCAGTCCTTGCAGAATCGTGGATTGACACTATCGATATCAAAAACACTCTAAATCACGGAGATGTGGACTTTGATAGGAGTAATACAAAACTTGACAATGGAAAAATTTATGTAATTGAAGGCAAAACAATGCAAAATGTTCCAATTACCTTGAAAGTTGTCAACTATAGTAGTAAAGCAGTTTTGCAAGAAATTTCGAAATAGCTTTTTCAAAATAAAAATTAAAGCCATTGCAAATAGTGATGGCTTTTTTATTGTAATAATAATTTCAAGGAGCTATATCCAGCTTTCTGCGACAAGTCCTCACAAAAAAAGCCATTTTTTATGGCCATAATAAGAGCTTCCGTTGGTCGCTTTATTCTGTCCAAAAAATGTGTTTTTTTTTGTTCCGGGCTTTTTGCGGCAGTCTGGGCTAGGGGTCTGATGGTTGTTCAGAACTCAACTTTTGAAAAGCTAAGAACATATTCTAAAATTTGTGTAGTTGATCAAGCTTTCCAGAAGCAAATGGAACCAGCTGTTATTGTGTACCTAAAATATCTTGTGAATTCTCAAATTTTTGAATCTTTCAATCTTTCAATTCTTTTCAATTATTTTCTAAACATCTTCCTCGCCACAATCACTTTCATAATCTCATTGGTTCCGGC comes from the Flavobacterium ardleyense genome and includes:
- a CDS encoding alanine dehydrogenase; amino-acid sequence: MSFSPFTKQQLMPQEETLEVGRHKSQLFIGIPKEISCQERRICLTPDAVASLTLHGHRILMEAGAGLSSSYCDREYSEAGAEITTDTKKVLSCPLLLKVEPLTLEEIEHIAINAVIISAIQIKTRQKEYFQALMKKKATALAFEYIKDEDGSYPAVKSLSEIAGTASILIAAELMINSHAGKGLLFGNISGVPPTDVVIIGAGTVGEYAAKTALGIGATVKVFDNSITKLRRLQNNVKHNIFTSTIHPKTLLKALRRCDVAIGAMHGKERCPIVVSETMVEHMKRGAVIVDVSIDTGGCFETSEVTSHEKPTFIKNNVIHYCVPNIPSRYSKTASLSISNIITPYLIEVGDDGGIEESIRSNVGLRNGVYLYHGILTSKTIGEWFGLNDSDINLFVF
- a CDS encoding DUF4258 domain-containing protein, giving the protein MRFRFRLAYYLAGFAIGIFFLSMILSGKETRCTYFPNGRVLNDLRNKPFHYSDAASAVLAESWIDTIDIKNTLNHGDVDFDRSNTKLDNGKIYVIEGKTMQNVPITLKVVNYSSKAVLQEISK